A genomic window from Dechloromonas sp. A34 includes:
- a CDS encoding SulP family inorganic anion transporter, with product MKIAFHPKLLDCLPGYNRAQFGKDLASGITVGVLALPLAMAFAIASGCSPAAGIWTAIVAGLITSAFGGSRVQIGGPTGAFIPIVYGIVAMHGFANLMGATILAGIFLLAMGLARLGQLIRFIPITVVIGFTNGIAVVIFLAQIKDFFGLKIDNLPAEFFHRIQTLAANAHTVDLPTLALATACFVFLLSYNRLAQRIAVLRRAPGPLAVLLIGTLAAFLFDLPVETIGSRFNGIPQELPNFGLPDLSIHDFGKLIPPAITIALLGAIESLLSARVADGQIDDRHDPNQELVAQGLANIAAPLFGGFAATGAIARTTTNVKSGGRTPIAGIIHALVLLGIVLIAAPLASYVPLATLSAIVMVVAINMGEWHEFKKLRRFSYNYRVILLATFFVTVVFDLTIAVELGMVLASLFFIYRMSELTRVERRHLREEASEPQFLYPDGTMRVAAWQLFGSLFFGAVNKLEVLLDPAAGHPEVVILDMTQLIQLDTTGLEGLENLLDKLHKRGCTLLVCGLNSQPGSLLYRSGFVDHLGDDNVCPDLSSALKRAYILLPNLMGNSEEDY from the coding sequence ATGAAAATCGCCTTCCACCCCAAGCTGCTGGATTGTCTGCCAGGCTACAACCGGGCGCAATTCGGCAAGGATCTGGCTTCGGGGATCACGGTCGGCGTCCTCGCCCTGCCGCTCGCCATGGCCTTCGCCATCGCCTCGGGGTGCTCGCCGGCCGCCGGCATCTGGACCGCAATCGTCGCCGGCCTGATCACCTCGGCGTTCGGCGGCTCGCGGGTGCAGATCGGCGGCCCGACCGGCGCCTTCATCCCCATCGTGTACGGCATCGTCGCCATGCACGGCTTCGCCAACCTGATGGGGGCGACCATTCTCGCCGGCATTTTTCTGCTCGCCATGGGCCTGGCACGGTTGGGGCAACTGATCCGTTTCATCCCGATCACCGTCGTCATCGGCTTCACCAACGGCATCGCCGTCGTCATCTTCCTCGCCCAGATCAAGGACTTCTTCGGCCTGAAAATCGACAACCTGCCGGCCGAATTCTTTCACCGCATCCAGACCCTGGCCGCCAACGCCCACACCGTCGATCTGCCGACCCTGGCCCTGGCTACCGCCTGTTTCGTTTTCCTGCTCTCCTACAATCGACTGGCCCAGCGCATTGCCGTACTGCGCCGCGCCCCCGGACCGCTCGCCGTGTTGCTGATCGGCACCCTGGCCGCCTTCCTGTTCGACCTGCCGGTCGAAACCATCGGCAGCCGCTTCAACGGCATTCCGCAGGAACTGCCCAATTTCGGCCTGCCCGACCTGTCGATCCACGATTTCGGCAAGCTGATCCCGCCGGCCATCACCATCGCCCTGCTCGGCGCCATCGAGTCGCTGCTCTCGGCCCGCGTCGCCGACGGCCAGATCGACGACCGCCACGACCCCAACCAGGAGCTGGTCGCTCAGGGCTTGGCCAATATCGCCGCCCCGCTCTTCGGCGGTTTTGCAGCGACCGGCGCCATCGCCCGCACGACAACCAACGTCAAGTCCGGTGGCCGCACGCCGATCGCCGGCATCATCCATGCCCTCGTCCTGCTTGGCATCGTCCTGATCGCCGCCCCGCTCGCTTCCTACGTGCCGCTCGCCACGCTGTCGGCGATCGTCATGGTGGTCGCCATCAATATGGGCGAATGGCACGAATTCAAGAAGTTGCGCCGTTTCTCCTACAACTACCGGGTCATCCTGCTCGCCACCTTTTTCGTCACTGTCGTCTTCGACCTGACCATCGCCGTCGAACTGGGCATGGTGCTGGCCAGCCTGTTCTTCATCTACCGAATGTCGGAACTGACCCGCGTCGAACGCCGGCATCTGCGCGAAGAAGCCAGCGAGCCGCAATTCCTCTACCCGGACGGCACGATGCGCGTTGCCGCCTGGCAGTTGTTCGGCTCGCTGTTCTTCGGTGCCGTGAACAAACTCGAAGTATTACTCGACCCGGCGGCCGGCCACCCGGAAGTCGTCATCCTCGACATGACGCAACTGATCCAGCTCGACACCACCGGCCTCGAGGGCCTGGAAAACCTGCTTGACAAGCTGCACAAGCGCGGCTGTACGCTGCTCGTCTGCGGTCTCAATTCACAACCCGGTTCGCTGCTCTATCGCTCCGGCTTCGTCGATCACCTGGGCGACGACAACGTCTGCCCCGACCTCTCCTCGGCCCTCAAGCGCGCCTATATCCTGCTGCCCAACCTGATGGGCAACTCTGAAGAAGATTACTGA
- a CDS encoding CopG family transcriptional regulator: protein MENRTARLTILIDPRKKKIFEEICAANDLTPSQVVRRLVRQYIIDNAGNRELPEWLKAAGKSAE from the coding sequence ATGGAGAACCGCACTGCGCGCCTGACCATCCTGATCGATCCACGCAAGAAGAAGATCTTCGAGGAAATCTGCGCCGCCAATGATCTGACGCCCTCGCAGGTTGTGCGCCGCCTGGTTCGTCAGTACATCATCGACAATGCCGGCAACCGCGAGTTGCCGGAGTGGCTGAAGGCGGCCGGCAAGAGCGCCGAATAA